Below is a window of Streptomyces taklimakanensis DNA.
CGGTGTGGTGGACTGGATGCCCAGGGCGGTCAGGCGTTCGCGTTGTCCGTCGGCCAGCTGCTTCCACTCGGTGCGCTGTCGGGCGAGCCAGAGTCCGACGTCCTCTCCGCCGACAGTGACGCCGGGGCGGATCTCGGCGAGGGTGGCGCTGCCGTCGATGCAGGCGCGCACTTTGGCGTACTGCCGTTGCCAGTCGACGGTCCAGCCCTTCTCCGCCGGGCTCCAGTTCGGATCGATGACAGCGAGCCGGGCGGCCCGCTCCACCGCGCGTTGCGGGTCTTTGCCGAGCCCTTCGGGGCGGCGGCAGTTGGTCAGTGACTGACCGGTCGGCCGGTCTTCGGCCATCACCGCCGGCCGTGGCGCGCACAGCGTCCCGTGCACCGCGAAGTAGGCCCGCGCCGCGGCGAGGTTCTCCTCGAAGGCCGCGTCGGGCACCGACCACACCATCCCGGCTTCCTCCAGCAACTCCACCCGCCACGCAGCCAGCGTCCCGGCCCGGTAAGCACGCCGCTGCTCACTGATCCACTGACCGAGCGGGAAGGAGCCGACGCAGGCATCCACCGCCACCGCTGCACGCGGGTGTTGCACAGAGTGTGGCGGGAGTTCGAGACGGTCTGGCGGGCCGGTGACCAGCTCGTTCGACGGGAGACGGAGCGGGTCGGTGCGGCCACGGTGAGCGGTGGCCTGGACATCGTGCTGGCCGGGCTCAACCCGCGGATCCGATCCGTCGGCTTCACCCCCCACATGCCCGACCTGCGGGGGCGGAGGGCCGAGCTGGGAGACCGTCGGCTGATGCTGGTCCCGATCGCCGCCGGTGCCGGTGCGTCGGTGTTCGCCTTCGACCGACCCGACACGGTTTGGATCGGCTGTCCGCTGCCCGGTCTGGGGCGGTTCTGGGCAGGGGAGTCCGAGCCGCCCGCCGCACCGAACGCGGCGACGCGCTGGTCGATCTACCGCTGTGACGCTGTTCCGGCACCGCGGCTGTTCAGGGGCGGCGGGAAGGGAAGGGAGGCGGTGCCTGCGCCCCGGGCCCGGGCTTTTAGAACGTGCTCTAAATGTTTGGTGTTGCCTGGTTGTCGTCCGCACACTCGAGGGGTCACTGCGGATGAGTAACGGTTCGCAGGTTTGTGACAGGCCGTGGGGTATCGGCCTGTTTGCTCTCAAGGGGGAATGTCATCATGCGCAAGCGCATCCTTGGAGTCCTTGCCACGGCTGCCGCGTTCGCCGGTGTCGTAGGGGCGGCGGCCACCCCGGCGTCCGCCGTCGCCGCGGACTTTGGACCGGCCACCGCGCCGCAGACCCAAAGCGTGGGCATCCAAGGCGGCATTGTGGAAACGTGGATCCACGGGAACATCAGGTACGGGCCGTCCACGGACTACGCGATCCACTACACCGAGGGCGCGGGATTCGTTTCGTACGGCCTTTGTTGGAAGTACGGCGGTTGGGTCAATGCCAACGGTATCTCCCACAACAAGTGGGTCAAGCTCTCCGACAGAGAGTGGATCTGGGGCGGCCTGCTCAAGGGCGACGAGACCGGCGGTGTCCGCAACTACTGCTCATAGTTGACTCGTTGAGGATCCGGTACCGGGCGTTGAACGTCGCGGTGCCGGATCCGGGGAGGACCCAGGTTTGCCGGAGTGTTCGTCCGGCGGGCCTGGGCCTCTTTGGCATGGGTGTCGGTTGGTAGGTGACGCCGTCTGGGAATCTTGAAGGTCAAGGCTTCCTGCGCCTCTAGGGCCTCATTGCCTTCCAGGGAGCACACCGCGACGGCGGGGCTGGTGTGGCCGGCCGCCTGCCATGCCTGGATGGTCTGGGTGAGCAGGTCCAGGGTGGGCACCATGACCAGTACCCGGCCGCGCGGCTCCAGCCTTCGGGCGGCCTCGGCCGCGATCAGGGTTTTGCCCGCCCCGGTGGCCGCCACCGCGGTGGCCCGCAACCCCTCTGCCGGCACCTGACGTCCTGCGCGGTATTCCAACACGTGGACGATCGCGTCCACCGCTTCGGCCTGGTGCGGCCGGAGCCTGAT
It encodes the following:
- a CDS encoding DEAD/DEAH box helicase family protein; its protein translation is MAGIRLRPHQAEAVDAIVHVLEYRAGRQVPAEGLRATAVAATGAGKTLIAAEAARRLEPRGRVLVMVPTLDLLTQTIQAWQAAGHTSPAVAVCSLEGNEALEAQEALTFKIPRRRHLPTDTHAKEAQARRTNTPANLGPPRIRHRDVQRPVPDPQRVNYEQ
- a CDS encoding helicase associated domain-containing protein, which encodes MAGGVAGGSRDGVVGARRGLRGEPRRGAGLLRGARDAVRATAGGDGRRPADRSVTDQLPPPRRARQRPATRGGAGRPARCHRSELEPGGEGLDRRLATAVRQSARLHRRQRHPRRDPPRRHCRRRGRRTLARPTAHRVEAAGRRTTRTPDRPGHPVHHTGPGRSGRTGRSSGVVPAGAGTWDRGLAALRQHQTREGHVRVPREWIETVRDETGHQHPIRLGIWISNQRQRQPRLPHQRTKALKELGAL